The Bacteroidota bacterium DNA window CGCTTCATCAACAACAAGTCTAAAAATAAACTTTCTGAATTTTAAAGGCAATTCATTTTTTTATGATACTGAAAATGCCCGCTATAATGTTGTGCATTTTTATTTTATCAAATACATATAAATAAGAAACTAAAACCAACTGCCCCTTTGTTGAAAAACAGAAATGAAATTTTCTATAGAGCGGTCATATCCTTTTTCAATATCATCTGGAAAATAGCAAGCAGGAAGCTCTCCATTTTTCCTATGATTACTAAGACAATCACAACAAATTCCCTTCTTGCTGCAAGGATACGAACAATTACAAAATTCTACATTTTTTTCTTTAGAACAAGTTTTCATAACAAATTGATTTATAATCTTTTCAAATGCCAAAATTACAAGTTAATTTAATAATAAAGAAATAATTATTAGCAAAAGAAAATTAATTACTTACTTTGCCGATTAACTATATAATTTTTTTGAAAGTGCCAAAAACTAAATATATTTTTGTAACTGGTGGTGTAACCTCTTCCCTCGGAAAAGGAATTATTTCTGCATCCCTTGGAAAATTGCTTCAAGCACGAGGTTTTAAAGTGACAATTCTAAAATTAGACCCATACATTAATATAGATCCAGGGACAATGAATCCATTTGAACATGGAGAATGCTATGTTACAGACGATGGCACTGAAACCGATCTTGACTTAGGGCACTACGAAAGATTTCTAAATATTCCTACCTCAAAATCTAATAATGTAACCACTGGAAAAATCTATCAATCAGTAATTGAAAAAGAACGTCGTGGTGATTATCTTGGCAAGACAGTTCAAATCATTCCTCATATCACTGATGAAATCAAAAGAATGATTAAAATTCTTGGGAAAGGTCAGAAATATGATGTTGTAATTACAGAAGTTGGAGGAACAGTTGGAGACATTGAATCTTTACCATATATTGAAGCATTGAGGCAATTAAAATGGGATTTCGGTCAGAATTGCCTGGTAATTCACCTTACTTTAGTTCCATTTCTACCATCATCGGGCGAATTAAAAACTAAACCTACACAACATTCAGTTAAGATGCTGCTCGAAAATGGTGTCCAGCCAGACATTCTTGTTTTACGAACTCAAAAAGAACTTACTCAAGATGTTAGAAAAAAAGTTGCATTGTTTTGCAATGTTACCATCGATTGTGTAATAGAATCAATAGATGTTTCTACCATCTATGAAGTTCCATTGAAAATGCGTTCTGAAAAATTAGATGAAAGAGTTTTAACCAAACTTGGATTGCAAGACACAGAAGACCCAGCTTTAATTCCATGGACAAATTTCGTATCAAAGTTAAAAGAACCTGAATTTCATACCGAAATTGCATTAGTTGGAAAATATATAGAATTAGCCGATGCTTATAAATCTATTTTAGAATCCATAATACATGCTGGTGCTGCAAATAAAACAAAAATTAAAGTCAATCTGATATCCTCAGAAAATATAAATAATGATAATGTAGAAGAAATTTTCAAAAATATAAAAGGAGTAATTGTAGCTCCTGGGTTTGGGTTTCGAGGTATCGAAGGAAAAATAATTGCTATAAAACATGTTCGAGAAAACAATATACCATTTTTAGGTATTTGTCTCGGGATGCAATGTGCTGTTATAGAATTTGGGAGAAATATTCTGAATTTAGATAAAGCTCATTCTACTGAAATGAACCCGAAAACTCCTAATCCGGTCATTGATATTATGGCAGAGCAAAAAGACATCAATGAAAAAGGTGGGACAATGCGTCTAGGAACGTACCCATGCAAAATTATTAAAGGGAGTTCAATTGAACAAATCTACAATGAAGAAATTATTTCTGAAAGACATCGGCATAGATACGAATTCAATAATGAGTACCTTTCCCTATACGAAGAAGCAGGTATGAAAGCAGTAGGTATAAATCCTGATTCAAATCTTGTGGAAATTGTAGAACTTTCAGGACATCAATGGTTTGTAGGGGTACAATTTCATCCTGAATATAAAAGTACAGTATTGAACCCCCACCCTATATTTGTTAGTTTCATTAAAAATATTATTGGAAACTAATCATCTGAAATAATAAACCTTTTATCAAATATAAATTTATCAAAAGACAATTAATTAATAAGTAATGGATAGAAATCAATTAACAGGAATTTTACTAATAGCTGCACTATTTATTGCATTTTTTTATTTCACACAACCTTCGGAAGAAGAACGTTTAACACAAAAGAGAAAAAAAGATTCTCTCGAACAAGTATATCATCAGCAGGCTGTTGAAAGGCAACAAAAAGCAGCTGAGATTGAAAATAGAGAACAAACTATCGCAAACGATAATGCCAACGATTCTGCAAAATTTGCTCAAATTACAGAAAAATTCGGTTCATTTTCAAAAGCAACAGTTGGCAAAAAAAAGTACATAACTTTAGAGAATGATTTGATAAAAATTAAATTTTCTAATCTTGGCGGAAAACCTTATTCAGTTCAATTAAAAGATTATCAAACACACGACTCTTTGCCATTAATTCTTTTCGATGGAGATTCTTCTGTTTTTGGTTTGAAATTTCATGAAGAACAAAATCTAAAATTATACGATATAACTACCGATCAATTATTTTTCACCCCAAGTGAATCCCAGCCTTCGATTATTGTTACAAATGCTGTAAAAACTATTACATACAAATTAGATGCAGGGAATAATAGATATATTGAATTTGTGTATAGACTAGAACCAAACAGTTATATGCTAGATTTCGAAATAAATATTGTTGGCATAAAAGATATAATTGCCGGGAATTCGAGTTATATAGATTTAAATTGGAGCTATTTTGTTACCGGTCAAGAAAAAGGTCGCGATTGGGAAAATGATAATTCTACAATATATTACAAATTCTATGAAGATGAGACAGACTACCTAACCGAAAGGTCTGAAAAAGAATCCGAAGAATTAAGAACTAAAGTTAGTTGGATAGCATATAAACAACAATTCTTCTCGTCCATCTTGATTTCCGACAATTATTTTCTGAATGCACAAATTGATTCTGAGAAAGTTAACAATAGTAAAAAACACTTCAAACATTTTAAATCAAATATTGCACTTCCATACAAAGGTTCTCAAAAAGAAAAACTTGATATGAGGTTTTATTTTGGACCAAATCATTATCAAACACTTAGCAAATATGATATTGGAATTGAAAAAGTAATTCCTCTGGGCTGGGGTATTTTTGGTTGGGTAAATCGCTTTGCAATTATTCCGATTTTTAATTTTCTCGGTTCATTTATGTCAAACTATGGCTTAATTATTTTGATTCTCACAATTCTTATTAAGCTCGTACTTTTCCCTCTAACATACAAATCATATGTTTCATCTGCAAAAATGAGGGTAATGAAACCTCAGCTTGATGAACTACTGAAAAAAATTCCTAAGGAAAAATCGATGGAACGGCAACAAAAATCGATGGAATATTACAAAAAAGTTGGAGTAAACCCAATGGGAGGTTGTTTACCTATGGTTTTGCAAATGCCAATTTTGATTGCAATGTTTCGGTTTTTTCCTTCCTCAATTGAGCTACGGCAGAAATCCTTCCTCTGGGCAGAA harbors:
- a CDS encoding CTP synthase; translated protein: MPKTKYIFVTGGVTSSLGKGIISASLGKLLQARGFKVTILKLDPYINIDPGTMNPFEHGECYVTDDGTETDLDLGHYERFLNIPTSKSNNVTTGKIYQSVIEKERRGDYLGKTVQIIPHITDEIKRMIKILGKGQKYDVVITEVGGTVGDIESLPYIEALRQLKWDFGQNCLVIHLTLVPFLPSSGELKTKPTQHSVKMLLENGVQPDILVLRTQKELTQDVRKKVALFCNVTIDCVIESIDVSTIYEVPLKMRSEKLDERVLTKLGLQDTEDPALIPWTNFVSKLKEPEFHTEIALVGKYIELADAYKSILESIIHAGAANKTKIKVNLISSENINNDNVEEIFKNIKGVIVAPGFGFRGIEGKIIAIKHVRENNIPFLGICLGMQCAVIEFGRNILNLDKAHSTEMNPKTPNPVIDIMAEQKDINEKGGTMRLGTYPCKIIKGSSIEQIYNEEIISERHRHRYEFNNEYLSLYEEAGMKAVGINPDSNLVEIVELSGHQWFVGVQFHPEYKSTVLNPHPIFVSFIKNIIGN
- the yidC gene encoding membrane protein insertase YidC; its protein translation is MDRNQLTGILLIAALFIAFFYFTQPSEEERLTQKRKKDSLEQVYHQQAVERQQKAAEIENREQTIANDNANDSAKFAQITEKFGSFSKATVGKKKYITLENDLIKIKFSNLGGKPYSVQLKDYQTHDSLPLILFDGDSSVFGLKFHEEQNLKLYDITTDQLFFTPSESQPSIIVTNAVKTITYKLDAGNNRYIEFVYRLEPNSYMLDFEINIVGIKDIIAGNSSYIDLNWSYFVTGQEKGRDWENDNSTIYYKFYEDETDYLTERSEKESEELRTKVSWIAYKQQFFSSILISDNYFLNAQIDSEKVNNSKKHFKHFKSNIALPYKGSQKEKLDMRFYFGPNHYQTLSKYDIGIEKVIPLGWGIFGWVNRFAIIPIFNFLGSFMSNYGLIILILTILIKLVLFPLTYKSYVSSAKMRVMKPQLDELLKKIPKEKSMERQQKSMEYYKKVGVNPMGGCLPMVLQMPILIAMFRFFPSSIELRQKSFLWAEDLSTYDAIISWSAEIPLLSSFYGNHISLFTLLMTISTIIYTRINQQQMGDTSAQMPGMKYMMYLFPVMMLFWFNNYASGLSYYYFIANIITFAQMYAIKRFVDDKAILKKLSDTKKKPIKKSSFLAKLEKRAREQAKTNAKRKR